The Gemmatimonadota bacterium nucleotide sequence CTGTTTCGTAGGCCTTGTCGATGGTGATCCCGTCCGCCAGCACGCCGCGGAGCCCATCGACGTCCGCGCCGTTGGTGAGCAGCGTCCGGACGCCTTGGCCGTATCCTTCGTACTGCCGGTGCATGCGATCGAGGAGCGTCCATTCCTTTTCCGCCGTCGCAATGGTCGTTTCGAGGCCGGACAGCTCGTCCCGGGCCGACTCGATGCACTGCTGCGCGTCCTGGACGGATTCCGTCAGGTTCGCGTGCAGGGCCGCGTTCTCTTCCACCACGCCACGGACGTCCCGCAGTTCCTTCTGCACGGTCTCGACGGCTGTCTTCTTCGATGCCAGTTCCTCGGCGAGTTTATTCCGGGCGGTCTCCACCTCGGCGATTCTTTCGCGAAGGGACGCTTCGCGGGCTTCAAGGGTACTGATGGCCGCCAGCTCGCTCGAGTGCTGCTGGATCGCCGCCATGCTGCGGTCCCGCAGCGCCTGGGTGGATTCTTTCTGCGCGGAGATCCGGCCGGCGTAGGTCCGGGACGCCTCGTCCCGCTCCGCAAAGGTAGCGCGCGCCTGTTCCAGCGCCGTCTCCAGCGTCTTGCGGTCGTCCCCGATCCGGGCGAGCTGGGACCGGATGTCTTCCAGTTCGGTCTCTGCCTGTTCGGCTTCCCCCGACGCGGAACGGGCCCGTTGCTCCAGGCCGGTACGGCGCTCCTTGCTCACCAGGAGTTCCTCTTCCAACGCCCTGATCTGGTCGTCGATCTGGTTGACGGCGTCCTGCCGCTGCTGGAGTTTTTCCTCCTTTTCCATCTGGACGGCCTTGCTCTTCTCGACCTCCGCCTCGGCGATCCGTATGCGCGTCTGAACGGCTTCCTTCCGCTCCGCAAACTGCCGGATCCGTTCGCGGACGGGCTCGGTCTGCCTCCGCAGGTCCTGGAACGCGTGACAGGCGACCACGATCTCCACGTCCTTCATCTGCTGCATCAGCCGCTCGTACCGCTCGTACTTGCGCACCTGCCGTCGCAGCGTGCTCACGCTGCGCTCGACCTCGTCCAGGAGGTCGGCGATGCGGATCAGGTCGTGCTCGGTGCCTTCCAGCTTCCGCTGTGCCAGGCGCCTCCGCGTCTTGTACTTGTTGATGCCGGCGGCCTCCTCGATGAGCTGGCGCCGTTCCAGGGGGCTGCCGTTCACCACCGACTCCACCATGCCCTGCTCGATGATGGAGTAGGCGTGGGCGCCCATGCCCGTGTCCAGCAGGAGGTTGGTGATGTCCTTGAGGCGACAGGGCACCTTGTTGATCTGGTACTCGCTCGCACCCGAGCGGAAATAGCGGCGCGTGATCGTGACTTCGCTGTATTCGACGGGCAGCATCTGCTCGCTGTTGTCGATCGTCAGCGAGACCTCCGCCATGCCGAGGGGTTTGCGGGCGGCCGTGCCGTTGAAGATGATGTCTTCCATCCGGTCGCCCCGCAGCGAAGTCGCGCGGTGCTCCCCCAGCGCCCAGCGAATGGCGTCGACGATATTGGACTTGCCGCAGCCGTTCGGACCGACCACGGCCGTGATGCCGTCGCTGAACTTCACCTTCAGCCGGGTGGAGAATGACTTGAAACCGATCATTTCAAGATGGGAGAGACGCATCGGAAACGGATCCTGATGGCGAATACAGCCGGTTTAGAAATACGGTAAAGTCTGATCGGGTTGAAAATGGGTTTCAGGAGACTATTAAGGGGATATATTAGTATATGTAGGGGCTTGTCAAGCGAATTATACATTATGTACGGCGGGCCCGGACCGCTGGAAACCACTGTAAACACGGATCGAAAGGGATTTTGAGGGGCCAGATATGGCGATGCCGGATAGGGCGATGCCGGTGGACGGTCGGACCATCGTGGTCATCATACCGGTCCTGAACGAGGAGGACTCGATCGGGCTGGTCCTGGCCCATATCCCGGCGGGGATGGCCGCGGCCGTGATCGTGGTGGACAACGGGTCGACGGACCGGACGGCAGCCGTGGCTTCGGAGGGTGGCGCCGTCGTCGTGAGCGAGCCCCGGCGCGGCTATGGCGCGGCCTGCCTGCGCGGCATGGCCGCGGCCGCCCGGTTCGCCCCGGACGTCATCGTGTTCCTGGACGGCGACTACAGTGACTACCCGGAAGAGATGGCGGACCTGGTGCGGCCGATCTTGGACAAAGGATACGACATGGTGATCGGATCGCGGATGCTGGGCCGCCGTGCGCAGGGATCCATGCCGGTCCAGGCCGTCATCGGGAACGTCCTCGTACCGCGAATTATCCGGTGGCTCTACGGCCATCGGTACACCGACCTCGGCCCGTTCCGGGCCATACGCTACGACCGGCTGCTCGAACTGGAAATGGCAGATCAGAACTTCGGCTGGACCGTCGAGATGCAGATCAAGGCGGCGCAGAAGGGATATCGGACTCTTGACGTGCCCGTCAGCTACCGGCGCAGGGTCGGCGTTTCGAAGATTACGGGCACGTTGTCCGGGGCGGTCCGGGCAGGCGTGAAGATCCTGTGGGTGACGTTCAGGTATGCGGTGGGAAAGTAGAGATTTCGGTTACTGCGACGTCAGGAGGCGTGGTCAATCGCGAGATTCGTAAGGGCATTTCCGACCATTTCAGTAGCCTTCTCTATTTCGTCATCGGTTGTGAAACGTCCGAAACTGAAGCGGATGGAGGCTTCGCTTTGTTCAGCGGTCAGGCCGAGAGCTCGAAGTACATGGGACGGTTCGGGAATGCCCGAAGAACATGCAGCACCAGTGGATGCGGCAAGTTTCGGTTGTAATGAAGCTAAGATATCACGGGCGTCGTATCCATCAAATCGAATGTTTGCATTGCCCGGATGTCTGTGGTCGGTCGAAGGGCCGTTTACTTCAATGGTGAGTCCAGATTCTTTCAGCAGTGCGATGAACAAATCTCGTTGGCGTGCAATTCGATTTCGTTCTTCACCTCCTTCGGCGACGATCAACTCCGCTGCCGCTGCCATGCCAACGCAAAGAGGTAATGGAACTGTTCCAGATCGAAGGCCATCTTGTTGCCCTCCACCATAAAACAAGGGTTCAATACGGTCATGTATGTCACGACGAATAAAGAGAGCCCCAATACCTTGAGGTCCGTACATCTTGTGACCAGAGAGGCTGATGAGGTCGGTGTATGTTGCTAAGTGCTCAAGATTCATCCCACAGGGTGCTTGTGCGGCATCGCAGTGATAAAAAGCACCATATGACTTTACTATATCGGAGATCGACTGAATGTCCTGGATCGTCCCCACTTCGTTGTTTACCGCCATTACAGAAACCAGGAGTACATCATTTGCTAAACGTTCCTCCAGTTCGGCGAGGTCGAGGTATCCATCATTGTCGACCGAAATGGTCTCTACGACGAATCCCTCATTCGAGGACAGTTCTCTTGCGGCACCTAAAACGCACTTGTGCTCTATCGCACTGACAAGAATTCGACGACGCGTATTTGCAGCGTGGCGTGCCAATCCCAACAGTGCAAGGTTGTTCGCTTCTGTCGCACCTGAGGTAAAGACGATTTCGTCGCCGTCGGATCCGACAATTGAAGCAATAGCACTCGTTGCGGCTTCGACCGCCGAATCGGCACGCCAACCAATGGCATGATCGCTAGAATGTGGATTACCGAAGGAATCGCCCCAAAACGGGGACATCCGTGCGAGGACCCGAGGATCAACCGGCGAGGAAGCTTGATAGTCTGCGTAGATGGTGTCGGAGTTTAGCATGTCAGATTACTACAATGAGTCAGAAAATCAACGACAAAACACAGCTTTATGAATCACCTATTCGGATTTAGATTGTCCGAGCAAATCAGCGGTGTATAATACTATATACTACAACACATATGTATTGTCAATTTGCTACGATTTCCCCACGAACTCGGTCCATCCAGGTAGTGTAGTCCTGAAAGGCCTTGATCAAACCAGAACACCGTTTTTCGGGAATAGCGCATGAATAGAGGCCCTCTCTACGACACCACTTATAGACCCCAACTGTCCGGGCACGAAACGTTCCCGCTACGGTACGGCTGGCTGAAGAAAGCCTACGATGCCGTCAAGATGGCCGAGGACACCGAAGATGATGTTTCGGTGTTCTCAGCAGATGACGCTATCGCCCGATTTGGAGTCGGTAAGAACATGGTGGCCTCAATGAGGCACTGGGCGATTGCAGCTAGGGTTATTGAAGAAAAATCGGGTCGTCAGGTCACTACATCACTCGGATACGTGCTGTTCGATGAATCCGATGGATTAGACCCCTATATGGAAAACCTCAATACATCATGGTTGATTCACTGGAAACTATGCAGTCACCCGGCTAAGACATCCTGGTATTGGGCGTTTAACTACTATCCTGCTCTAGATTTCCATCGCGACATTATTGCAAGGAACATTGCAACGCTCGCCAATGACCGTGGATGGTCCAGGGCTTCGCAGGCTACGATCAAGAACGACGTAGCGTGTTTTGTACGTACCTATGTTGCCCACACGCCAAAGGGAAATGCTAGCCACGAGGACAGTTTGGAATCGCCGCTTTCAGAACTTGGATTAATCAAGTCCCGTGAAGACCACCATGGTTTAAGGTTCGTTCGAGGTCGTAAACCGTCGCTTGGGCTCGGCGTATTCACATTTGCAGTCACCGAATTCTGGATAAGCCGCTCTCCTTCAGCGCGAACGCTCTCGTTTGAAGCGCTTGCCCACGAACCGGGCAGTCCAGGTCGGGTTTTTCAACTGGACGAAAATGACTTGGTGGAACGTTTGTATGCACTTGAGGACTCGAGTCAAGGTCGGTACACCTGGTCAGAAACAGCCGGATTGAAGCAGATCGTACGCGATTTTGAATTCGATGAGATCGACGAAACGGATTTTATCAGGTTAGACTATGGAACGTAGTTTAAAGGAAACTGATTAATGGCACTTGCCGATCATGTACATATCTCTCGCCGGTTTCAACGTTCGATCCGCATTGACACGGATATTGGCGATCCAGCGGCGTTAGAAGGATTCGTCTGCCCTAGATCGTATGCCGAAGTCTTAGAAACCATGGCAGAGCACATCGACGACAACGGTCAAGGTGCGTTCACATGGACTGGACCCTACGGCAGTGGAAAATCCAGTCTTGTGGTTGCACTTTCCGCTGCACTAAAGAGAAAGCAGCGTAACTCGGATCTTACGAATCAGATTCTTGGCGAGCGAACATATGAGAATATTCGTAGAACGTTAAAACCTCGGACCAGAGGCTGGCGTGTTTTGCCAGTCGTTGGTCGCCGAGATCGTCCGGCGCAGGTCATCGGAGAAGCGATTAGGTCAAGTAAACTGAGCACCGGTCCAAAGACGAAGAAATGGACCGATGGATCAGTCCTCGACACAATTGAAGAGATTGCCAACAGTGACCGACAAATTTACGGTGGCCTGCTTGTTTTCATCGATGAGATGGGGAAATTCCTTGAGGGCGCCGCGAACGACAATACCGATCTTTTCCTGTTTCAGGAACTTGCAGAACGGGCTTCCAGGAGTGGCAGACGGCTCATCGTCGTAGGGATCCTGCATCAAGCATTCGAGGAGTATGCCCACCGTCTTACCCGAGAAACGCGCGACGAGTGGTCGAAAATCCAGGGACGATTCGTAGACCTTGCGGTTAACGTTGACCGGGATGAACAAATAGACCTGATCAGTCGTGCGATCGTATGTGACCACAGGCCCGACACTGCGAGAATTGCTGCAGTAAATACAGCAGCCCTTGTAAAACGAGATACAGTACCTGACTTCGAACGGACGCTTGAGAAATGTTGGCCCCTGCACCCTATTGTCGCCTGTCTGTTAGGTCCCATATCACGCCGACGATTTGGTCAGAATCAACGCAGCATATTTGCGTTTCTCAATTCCGCCGAGCCGTTCGGTTTCCAGGATTTCCTGAGAATCGCTGAACATCAAGCAGTCTACGGACCCGACAGGCTTTGGGACTACCTACGGGTAAATCTTGAACCATCTATCTTGGCATCACCTGACGGACATCGTTGGGCCCTTGCTGCTGAGGTTATCGAGCGATGCGAAGCAGTAGGTGGCGACAACTTGCATCTACGTATCCTTAAAACACTGGCAGTAATCGGTATGTTCCAAGACCGGTCTGCATTGAGCGGAAGTCTTGATCTGCTGAAGCTTGTATACCCAGATGATACCGCTGAAATCGAGAACAAACTAGAGGATCTTGATAGATGGTCATTTGTCATCTATCGAAAGTTCTCGGACTCGTTCTCCATATACGAAGGAAGTGATTTCGAAATCGATACCGCTGTAGAGGCAGCTTTACAGAACATTGGAGAGATGAACGCGTCAGTATTCAGAAAACAGTTCGTATTTCAACCCATCATTGCGAAACGCCACTATCACGAGACTGGTGCCTTGCGCTGGTTCGACACGACAGTTTTGCCTTTGGCTGAAGCTGACCGAGCGGCTAGTGAGTACCAGCCCAGGAACGGCGCTATCGGATGTTTCATCCTGGCAGTCTCAACTCAATCAGAGTCAGAAGAGTTTGCAAAAAAGGTCTGTGAAGAGATCGTTCAACAATCAAGGGATTGTGACATCGTCGTAGGTCTTTCCCAGCACAGTGGTGAGATCCCTACACAGTTGCGCGAACTCGTGGCATTGGAATGGGTCCGGGACCAGATGCCCGAACTCCAGGGAGACCGGGTTGCACGGATGGAAGTTCAAGCGCATATTGACGAATTGCAGAATCGTTTGTCTGATACGTTTGATCAAGCATTTAGAGATGCACTGTGGTATCGTAATGGCGCTGCCCCAGTCGAGCTTCCGTACACCAGACTGAACATGGTCGCATCTAATCTAGCAGACAGTCGTTACAACAGTGCTCCTCGTATATTTAACGAGCTTCTTGGCCGGACGAAATCATCCAGCAGCGCTGTTGCCGCAAGAAATACTTTGATTCGGCTCATGGTAGCCAATGAAGGTAAAGCCCGACTAGGTATTGAAGGGTATCCTGCGGAAGGAGGGCTTTTTGCCTCGGTGTTGGCAGCTACCGGTTTGTACCATGAGACGGATGTTGGTTGGCGATTTGTGGCTCCTAGTAACGAGAGTGACGATCCGGCTCGGTTGTGGACGGCTTGGAATGCTGCGTTAGGTTTTTTGACGGCAAACTCTCATCGAGGAGTCACCGTGGAAGAGATTCATGAAGTGTGGCGACGACCTCCATTCGGTATAAAGGAAGGACTATTGCCGGTGCTTTCCGTCGCTTTCTACATTACGAATCAGCGTAACCTGGCATTCTATCGTGATGGGTTGTTTCAGGTCAGAATCTCCGAATTAGATGTGGATTTTCTGGTTAGGGATCCGGCAGACATCCAGCTACGATGGATGGAACTCTCAGATACTTCGCGCACCCTTCTTGCCGATTTGGCTCAGGTTGTTCGCGAATTGGATGAAGAAAACCCACTGACCCATCTTGAACCCCTGGATGTAGCTCGTGGCCTGGTAGCGATATATGATCAGTTACCTCCGTGGGTCGGTCGAACCCAGCAACTCTCATCCAACGCCAAACGCATAAGACAGTTGTTTAAGCTAGCTAATGACCCGAACAGGCTGATCTTCGACGACATTCCTAGCGTGAATGATGGAGATGATTCAGGTGA carries:
- a CDS encoding ATP-binding protein, coding for MALADHVHISRRFQRSIRIDTDIGDPAALEGFVCPRSYAEVLETMAEHIDDNGQGAFTWTGPYGSGKSSLVVALSAALKRKQRNSDLTNQILGERTYENIRRTLKPRTRGWRVLPVVGRRDRPAQVIGEAIRSSKLSTGPKTKKWTDGSVLDTIEEIANSDRQIYGGLLVFIDEMGKFLEGAANDNTDLFLFQELAERASRSGRRLIVVGILHQAFEEYAHRLTRETRDEWSKIQGRFVDLAVNVDRDEQIDLISRAIVCDHRPDTARIAAVNTAALVKRDTVPDFERTLEKCWPLHPIVACLLGPISRRRFGQNQRSIFAFLNSAEPFGFQDFLRIAEHQAVYGPDRLWDYLRVNLEPSILASPDGHRWALAAEVIERCEAVGGDNLHLRILKTLAVIGMFQDRSALSGSLDLLKLVYPDDTAEIENKLEDLDRWSFVIYRKFSDSFSIYEGSDFEIDTAVEAALQNIGEMNASVFRKQFVFQPIIAKRHYHETGALRWFDTTVLPLAEADRAASEYQPRNGAIGCFILAVSTQSESEEFAKKVCEEIVQQSRDCDIVVGLSQHSGEIPTQLRELVALEWVRDQMPELQGDRVARMEVQAHIDELQNRLSDTFDQAFRDALWYRNGAAPVELPYTRLNMVASNLADSRYNSAPRIFNELLGRTKSSSSAVAARNTLIRLMVANEGKARLGIEGYPAEGGLFASVLAATGLYHETDVGWRFVAPSNESDDPARLWTAWNAALGFLTANSHRGVTVEEIHEVWRRPPFGIKEGLLPVLSVAFYITNQRNLAFYRDGLFQVRISELDVDFLVRDPADIQLRWMELSDTSRTLLADLAQVVRELDEENPLTHLEPLDVARGLVAIYDQLPPWVGRTQQLSSNAKRIRQLFKLANDPNRLIFDDIPSVNDGDDSGEGHAGRQTAILVGEGLRELKVAYPTMLNRLRDLLLGELRVPNTSASMLSELRDRAENIREVSGDHRLEAFIIRLARFHGKNAEIEDLAGMAVNKPTRNWVDSDVDKAALQLAELAEQFVHTEAFARVKGRRDKRHSMAVVVDISRRGMPLHDEFDVSDMDESEVGQLIDRIDHVLDESGEKRRNVILAALASLISKRLDPGVESRQSMQPNERKEVS
- a CDS encoding DUF4007 family protein; this translates as MNRGPLYDTTYRPQLSGHETFPLRYGWLKKAYDAVKMAEDTEDDVSVFSADDAIARFGVGKNMVASMRHWAIAARVIEEKSGRQVTTSLGYVLFDESDGLDPYMENLNTSWLIHWKLCSHPAKTSWYWAFNYYPALDFHRDIIARNIATLANDRGWSRASQATIKNDVACFVRTYVAHTPKGNASHEDSLESPLSELGLIKSREDHHGLRFVRGRKPSLGLGVFTFAVTEFWISRSPSARTLSFEALAHEPGSPGRVFQLDENDLVERLYALEDSSQGRYTWSETAGLKQIVRDFEFDEIDETDFIRLDYGT
- a CDS encoding cysteine desulfurase, whose amino-acid sequence is MLNSDTIYADYQASSPVDPRVLARMSPFWGDSFGNPHSSDHAIGWRADSAVEAATSAIASIVGSDGDEIVFTSGATEANNLALLGLARHAANTRRRILVSAIEHKCVLGAARELSSNEGFVVETISVDNDGYLDLAELEERLANDVLLVSVMAVNNEVGTIQDIQSISDIVKSYGAFYHCDAAQAPCGMNLEHLATYTDLISLSGHKMYGPQGIGALFIRRDIHDRIEPLFYGGGQQDGLRSGTVPLPLCVGMAAAAELIVAEGGEERNRIARQRDLFIALLKESGLTIEVNGPSTDHRHPGNANIRFDGYDARDILASLQPKLAASTGAACSSGIPEPSHVLRALGLTAEQSEASIRFSFGRFTTDDEIEKATEMVGNALTNLAIDHAS
- a CDS encoding glycosyltransferase family 2 protein gives rise to the protein MPVDGRTIVVIIPVLNEEDSIGLVLAHIPAGMAAAVIVVDNGSTDRTAAVASEGGAVVVSEPRRGYGAACLRGMAAAARFAPDVIVFLDGDYSDYPEEMADLVRPILDKGYDMVIGSRMLGRRAQGSMPVQAVIGNVLVPRIIRWLYGHRYTDLGPFRAIRYDRLLELEMADQNFGWTVEMQIKAAQKGYRTLDVPVSYRRRVGVSKITGTLSGAVRAGVKILWVTFRYAVGK